The window GTCTCACTTTTGTCAGCGTTTGGATATAGTGGAGCCAGTTTGAACAAAGTGTGTTTGAGAAGTGTTCAGTCTAACCATGATTTGGTGTTgagaacatttgttttgtttatggtAACGTTCTGTTAACATGTTTTCCACCATTACAAAGCAACTTAGCAAAGTTCTCTAAAGAATTTGATACATGGTCATTTTTAGACCAAGTGAGCAATGACTGTTTTTCATGGCAAGTTTTTCATTGCTAGAGctctgagttttatttcaagCTTCTCTCTCTGAAGATCAGTGCTGATTAGTAAAACATCTGTTATGTTATGATTGAgttgaaaaacttttttctggCTTCCAAGGCCTTAATATCTAAAATGCCGTTAAAAGGGGCAATGATTGGCATTGGGTCATTAGGCGACACAACAATATAAAGCTGTGTGCATCAGAATAGCTGTGATAAATAATGTTGTGTCTCCTGATGACGTTTCCAAATGGCAGCATGTATAagttaaaaagtgtaaaattgaTCTGTGCAGAACTCCATATTTAGGTGTATAATGTTTAGATGATGAATTATCTGTATTTACAATGAATTTCATTTCTGCCAGACATGAGTTAAACTGGAACAGTTCCAGAGATGATAAATGTTCTTATTCTGTCTATAAGAATGGTGTGGTTGACTGTGTTGAATGCTGCACTTGAGTATATAACCAGGAACTAAAGGTTTGTTTAAGTCCATGTTGTGTCTGAGATCATTTAAAACCTTAATCAATGCTCTCTTTGTGCTACGACTAGATCTAAAACCAGACtggtattttttgtaaatgttattagtattttaaaaaatcatttaattgaaaaaaaaaacaagcttctcTAAAACTTGACTTAAAAATGGCAGGTACTAAGCTATTAAGCTTTGGGGCATCTAGGCTACTTTTCTTCAAGTGGGATTTAATGATGGGAGTCCTTAAACCCCTTTGAAAGACATCCTTCTAAAGATAACAATAATGAGTGTAAAAATACCTGAAGGAGTTTTAAAGATGGACGTAGGTATAGGATCTAAAAGGCAGGTTGTCTGTTAACTGGGAAACTCTACCAGGCATTTCACCATCAATCAGGACAAAATTCTCTAGCGATTCCTCATTAACAAACAGCAGGTTCTGAGTGGTAATACTTGCATGGTGAGTCTGagaaagattttatttgattcttTTCAGGCAACATGCTTGTTGTGGAACCAACCTGGtttggttttgatttgattttggttttgatttttagttGTGTATATTAGAGTGAGTGGTAGAGACAGTGGGTTCAACAAATAGACAGGTTTAGCCTTaattgagtttgtttgtttcttcttcagaACCTTTGTGTTCGAACAGTCCGGGGGCAGCACTATCAGTGTCGGTCAGGGATGAAATTTCATGGAGGTTTGGAACAGAGGTTTATTCTGGTTGACTCCCAGACTGTCCTGTATGGAACCTACAGGTGAGTGACTCCATCTTCACCCACTTAGATACCATTACTGATTGTTAAAGATGTACAGTAGTCAAACTGTACATCTTTATAGCTTAGGGCTGAATGCTggataaatggtaaatggcttgcacttatatagcgctttatctagtccaaggaccccaaagctaaccacagctgccctgggttAAAGTACACAAACAACTGAATAACAAACATGTATTATTAATATctaaaatctattaaaaattTATATCTGTATTTACTACTGATGACTGtatgttttgtgcttttcaagCTACACGTGGTCGTTTGAGAAGATCAACCTGAGTATGGTCCTGGTGGTCACAGGTCTGCTGGTCTCTTCTTATGACGACGAGTTCAGAAGACTGTATGCACGTTCAGTTGTTCCTGTAGTCTTTTCCAAGACTGCCATCAGTGGGAAACAGGAAAATACTGCACTTACACTGATAAACCTGGATAATTCTTCGAGGCTGAAGGATCTGTACACCAGACATTATTCTCTCAATCACCTTCACCTGAAATCCAGAGAGATGCATAGCCCAGGAGTGGCTCAGAATGATGAAGCTACAATGACCCGGGGCTTGAGTGTGCAGGAGAAGCTGCATCGATCTCACTTTAATGACACAGAGAACTTAGTTAGAGGCCACAGCTATGACGAAGACCTGCAGAAGTTAAAATCTTTGACTCGAATGAAGATGGGAACCAAGGACCTTGGGGTTTTTGCTGTTTCTAGGAGGATGAGCTCCAGATTGAGGGATAGCAGCAGGCAAACTGACAGGCTGACTCAGCAGCATCTCAGGCACAAGACACGCTACGGTGCAGATCACAATCTGATACCGTTCAACTCTGAAACATCCCTTCACAAATGGAAGATTGAATTGTACATGAATGAGGACGACGTGCCTCCAGATGCATTAAGTGATGCATCTAGAGGCACGTCAGAAAAATCTTCACAAAGCAGACACAGAGACCTAAGTGAATATCAGACACAACTGGTTCGCAGAAGGTCGAAGGAAATTAGGTCTAAAATTGAAGAAATGAGGCAAAACAGGCTCAGTCTGCAGGAGTCTGTCAATCTCAGACAAAGCCGAGAGTCCTTGAGGTCTGTGCGCTCAGACAAGACAAAACGTATGTCTTCAATGACAGGTCTTGAAATGAAGAAGACAGTGACAGGGTTTGATCTAAAtatgcaaaacagaaacaacctgGAAATCAGTAAGCCCAAGAAAGCAGAGGGTGAGACGGGGCAAGTTTTCACTGATGGCCAACGCTCTTTCTCTCACTACAATATCCAAACTGTTGCAGATAAAGAAACAATGCAAGAGCAGGGTCTTTGTAGGACCAAATCAGATGCTGATTTAGACATGAAACGCCTCGATTCAACACTCAAGTTCTCTCATTTACACTCCAGTGGTATTCAGCATTCAAGGATGATGGAGTCTTTGATTGAGATCCCAGAAGATAAAGAAGAATCAAACAGTCATGTAAATAATTTTGACTCAgtacattcagtgctttcagcaaaggagaaaaaacagaagtcactACAAAGAAGGCTCTCATTGAGATCCCAGAATACCTCAGAACCAAACCAAGCACTCAGGACAGACCATTCACAGGAATCTACTGTAAAGCAAGCAGCAAAAAAAGGCCAAATACCAGGAATCTCCAGGTCACAGAACTCTCTAAATGGGCCTTCAGAGACGGATCAGCACAAGTCTCCATTTTCAAGACTGTCTCCTCAGCGTTTAAGCAAAAGAAAGACCACTTCTTCAGCAGATCAGGACCAAGGCTCGAGGTACACTCTGAGTGATGAAGGCACATCGATCTCTCAAACCAAGAAAGAACGACCCATCCATCGATATGAGCTCAAACTTAAAAAGGATCTGTTGCGTGTTGAGAAGTTAGAGAGGGTGCCAAGTACCTTAGACAAACAAAGAAGTTCCTCATTCAGCAGACAGGACAGTGGTAATCCAATGTTTCAGACACAAGCAGCTACTGACAACAAACTGGGACGATTCATGCAACGAGTAGGAAATTtgatcaacaaaaacaagtagGATGAAAAGTCAAAGTTCATGTTTAGCCCTTGAAGTGCCTAGACTCCCACACACAGATTTCATGTTTACATCACTGCAGTGCGGTACAGTAAGTTTCTTTGTTGATTGATCTGGTAATGTTGCTGTAAAGAAGATATTTATTACTGATGCCAATACACAAGTTGTAATAGGAGTGTGTCTGTCTTATAAGCCATGGTGAGGGGGGAAagcctttttcctgttttataatgtatacatttttatgttgttgattTGTAGACAACTTGTACTTATCTTTTAAGTATtctcaaaagttttttttctctctcaaagCAGATATAAGTGTTTAAATGATAATCCTGTGACAACATGGAGCACATTGTACAGCTGCACtacttaaagttaaaatgtagcttcagctgctggattCAGTGCAGTGTATTGGTTTTTCCAACTAAGAGTTCACAAAAAGAACTGTGATTTTCTAACATTTAGACCTTTGTCTCTAAGTGTACTGTTTACACCAGTCTGTTTAAAGGAATATTCAAGCCATTTAAAgctggggttctgtggaaaagttttgacctattaatatcttacatgttgtagatggCTTCTTAATTGACCCCAGCTTGCAGTCTGACAAGACTGATGAGCTTACTGCTAGTCTgaaccaaattcaaaatgaatcGCTGTTGCCTTGCAACAGCTCTAATTTCTAATTTCCCATTGTGATTCATACAAATATTTCATACACTTTTAAGCCATCACTAGTTTTGCAATGCACAATTATTTACAGATAATACTTCAGGTATTTCTAAGCACTtatagcagcagcagtagtaCTTCCGCTGCAGCCTGCGGTCAGTTCGGGTCATTGACACAGAGACGTATTGCTGAAGTTGCAACTAAATTAGGATGAGCCCCCCTtgtaggctggctgcagtacaagtTTAAGTCCATATAAACAAATGGgactaagaaataaaaatacgtCTTACattgttgttgtattttcaaagattattttttcttatatttttcaaTGTAAttagttggggtttttttcttcaaatatttctgctaaaataacagTGTAAAATTCTTGatgatgtaaagatttaaataatagcCTTCATATGAACCAAAATTTTGAagattttgagttgttttgaaGGCAGCAGCGTTCTGCTTTGGAAATGTATCAACTCTGAGTAGAACattattagctcatcaatacagtccaaactgaggccattcaagaGTTGTCTTTTTTCTCAGGCTGAACTTCTAACAGAATCCTGTGGAAGCAACATTAGCAGAAACAGACATATTTTCCATGAGTCATGAGGGTAAAGGTTGTGGGACCTTGATGCAGGACAACAAGactaaaatacataaacaagaACAAGGATTCTGCATCTGAGATTATACCCACTGACAGATGAACTCAGCATCTTCCTCAGTCTCTGACATCAAAGCCAGATTTCTGTGACCTAATATTTtgtattgacatttttttcatcctatttcaagttattttctgtcacgtttttaaaaactgaggaatattcacattttaattagcaaaacagcagtttagattaaaaaatcaatcccagatttttttaaagtctttttgttttgcttcttttcttcttaaTCAGAAGTTTCAGCACTTTAGACATATTCTATATGTTCAACTTTATATTTAGACTAAGGGTATACTGTTCATGCTGTGCAGGTGCATTTTGCAAACCgtcaaaatgtatttgtagGACTTTTCACCAATGTCttcaacattttatgtttgGAAATAGTATAAACTAAAAAGTCAAAGTGCCAATTTCTCAAAATGGTCCTTAAAGCAAATGTGACTATAAAATTGTAGCCAAAGTAGCGACCTCAAGAAGTCATCATTCTAATGACACAAGAGCATATAAAACATTAATGCAAAATGAGCTCAAGTTAAGCATAATTTGTCTTCCCATGCACAACAATACCTCTCATTTTCATTCAGCTGGTTGATAAGTGCTAATACAGTGTTTTATTCACACCTGTGAGAGCAACGATAGAATTGATACTCATgctgaaagtaaaaacttttgaacacaacaataaaatgcCATGCAACTTAGCAATTTGAAGAatacttgtttattttgaaataacttttataataagaatatatcagtttttattaaataaaagcttataATAAAGCATCTGTTGGTCatgtttatttgtcaaaaaaagaaagtctatTTCTTCTATAAAATgatgaaactcaaagaaaaaaagcttcaaatgaAGTACTCAAGGCACTTGTTTCTTTCATCATCCAGTTCCTGGGTCTCAATCTCAAACTTCTTCATGGCAATAAAATACTGAACAAAGGGGTCTCCGAGGGCACAGCACATGACAAGATCCTCGCCCAACGCCTCCAGAGCATCATCGAGCTTCACAGGAATGGCGATCTCACTCTGTTGGCTGGGGGATTTGTTCAGAAGGCTCTCGATGTTCAGGTTTCTCCTGATTCCATCCAGTCCTGCAGCCACAGTGGCAGCCAGTACGATGTAAGGGTTTGCCATGGCTGAGCCAAGCTTGTTGTCAATGTGTGTCTCCCTCCCACCATGACACTTGATGTTAAAAGAACTGCTGTTATCATTGCTGCCGCAGGTGGCGTACAGCATCCGCTTTGGGTCTTTGATGGTCTTGGCGATGTGGCTCCGGCAGCCAAGGCCAGGTGACATGAGGCAGCTCAGGGCAGCAGAGTGGGTGAGGAGACCAGCCAGCCACTTCCTCCCAATCTCAGACAGCTCACCTGCCTTCTCGCCACAGTGAAAGAGGCTGCGTCGCCCATTAGCATCCCACAGGCTATGAGAGAGCACGCCAGCGTTGTAAAGACCATCATCAGTGAAAAAGCTGGCGATGTAGCTGTGTTTTCGGGCCATTTCTTTAATGCCAGTGCGAAAGGTAAAAGCGCTATCGGCAGCCGCAATCCCAAACTCCGGCCTCAGGTTGATCTCCATCTGGCCAGGGCCGCTTGCAGAGGCAATGCTGTCGATATCTGCACCCATACAGTACATGCTGTCCACCAGTTGCTGGAAGAAAGGCAGGTCATGGTTACTGAGAAGCGTGGTGGCAGG of the Kryptolebias marmoratus isolate JLee-2015 linkage group LG3, ASM164957v2, whole genome shotgun sequence genome contains:
- the LOC108245326 gene encoding protein FAM83B; translation: MESSQSSLSSVEVPEAYIEPHYKESYRLAIFALLCGGREAYEEYVRAEQISHLLSEQEILFILEKAEKPVMEDDSEGIDKVTNPSTYFPLESDEEVPDLELGWPEVDLRGVETNISLLYHPPRQNTPTIKEVVRKQILAARQVIAIAMDVFTDVDIFKGIISAVQRGVAVYILLDESRFSSFLHMAHSLGINVQDTKNLCVRTVRGQHYQCRSGMKFHGGLEQRFILVDSQTVLYGTYSYTWSFEKINLSMVLVVTGLLVSSYDDEFRRLYARSVVPVVFSKTAISGKQENTALTLINLDNSSRLKDLYTRHYSLNHLHLKSREMHSPGVAQNDEATMTRGLSVQEKLHRSHFNDTENLVRGHSYDEDLQKLKSLTRMKMGTKDLGVFAVSRRMSSRLRDSSRQTDRLTQQHLRHKTRYGADHNLIPFNSETSLHKWKIELYMNEDDVPPDALSDASRGTSEKSSQSRHRDLSEYQTQLVRRRSKEIRSKIEEMRQNRLSLQESVNLRQSRESLRSVRSDKTKRMSSMTGLEMKKTVTGFDLNMQNRNNLEISKPKKAEGETGQVFTDGQRSFSHYNIQTVADKETMQEQGLCRTKSDADLDMKRLDSTLKFSHLHSSGIQHSRMMESLIEIPEDKEESNSHVNNFDSVHSVLSAKEKKQKSLQRRLSLRSQNTSEPNQALRTDHSQESTVKQAAKKGQIPGISRSQNSLNGPSETDQHKSPFSRLSPQRLSKRKTTSSADQDQGSRYTLSDEGTSISQTKKERPIHRYELKLKKDLLRVEKLERVPSTLDKQRSSSFSRQDSGNPMFQTQAATDNKLGRFMQRVGNLINKNK